The Methanocaldococcus infernus ME region ATTAGCTCTATAGTTGATGGTGTTGATGGAGAGATAGCAAGGGCTTCACTGAGGACAAGTAAGTTAGGTGGCTACATAGATTCTATCTTAGATAGATATGTAGATTTTTTCTTCCTCTTAGTCTTGGCTTATCTAACTATAAGTTCTACACTAATGTGGGTTATAGCTTGCTTAGCCATCTTTGGCTCTGTTATGGTTAGTTATTCAACTGAAAGATATAAGGCTGCCTTTGGTAGAGACATATATAAGGATATAAAGGAGATGAAATATTTAATAGGGAAGAGGGATGAGAGAGTTTTCCTTACTATGATCTTCTGTCTTCTTCAGAAGGTTGAGCTACTCTTTATCATATTGGCAATTATAACCAACATAAGGGTTATATTAACCCTATATTTAGTCTGTAAGAAGGTGAGAGAATGATACTATACAAGGAGGAGAATGAAATAATTAAAGAAGCTCTAAAAGGACTAAAGCTTCCAGATAGGGTTTATATTTTTGACACCACTCTAAGGGATGGAGAGCAAACTCCAGGGGTTTCACTAACTGTAGATGAGAAGGTTGAGATAGCTATCAACTTAGATAAGTTAGGGGTTGATATTATAGAGGCTGGTTTCCCAATATCATCAAGTGGAGAGTATGAAGCTGTAAAGAAGATAGCTTCTCTAAACTTAGATGCTGAAATCTGTGCATTAGCAAGGGCTGTTAAGGAAGATATTGATAGGGCTATAGACTGTGGAGTTGATAGAATCCATACTTTTATAGCCACTTCCCCACTACACAGAAAGTATAAGTTAAAGATGAGCAAGGAGGAGATTGTAGAGAAAGCTGTTAATGCCATTGAATATATAAAGGAGCATGGGATTAAGGTAGAGTTCTCAGCTGAAGATGCTACAAGGACTGAAATTGATTATTTAAAGGAGGTTTATAAGAAAGCTGTTGAAGCTGGAGCAGATATTATAAATGTTCCTGACACTGTTGGGGTTATGATTCCAAGGGCTACCTATTACTTAATAAGTGAGCTAAGGAAAGAGATTGATAATATATCTGTCCATTGTCATAATGACTTTGGTTTAGCTGTAGCCAACAGCTTAGCAGCAGTTGAAGCTGGAGCAATTCAGTGCCATGTAACAGTTAATGGCTTAGGAGAGAGAGGAGGAAATGCTGCCTTAGAAGAGGTTGTCACTTCCCTACACTTCATATATGGAATAAAAACTAAAGTGAAGACAGAAGAGCTTTACAATATTTCAAAGCTTGTTGAGAAATTAACAGAGGTTAAGGTTCAGCCTAATAAGGCTGTGGTTGGAGATAATGCCTTTGCACATGAATCTGGAATTCATGCACATGGAGTTTTAGCCCATGCTCTTACCTATGAGCCAATCCCTCCAGAGTTGGTTGGGCAAAGAAGAAGAATTATTTTAGGGAAGCATACAGGGACACATGCAATAGAGGCTAAGTTAAAAGAACTTGGCTACACCAACATAAATAAAGAGCAATTTAAGGAGATTGTGAAGAGAATAAAGAGCTTAGGAGATAAGGGTAAGAGGGTTACAGATAAAGATGTTGAAGCCATAGTTGAGGATGTCATTGGAAGGGTTAGCAAGAGAGAAAGAGTGGTTGATCTGGAACAGATAGCTGTGATGACAGGAAATAAGGTGATTCCAACAGCTTCAGTAGCTCTAAAAATTAATGATAACTTGATAAAAACCTCAGCCATTGGTGTTGGACCAGTTGATGCTGCTGTCAAAGCTATACAGAAGGCTATAGGAGAGAAGATTAAGATTAAAGAGTATCATATAGATGCTATAACTGGAGGAACAGATGCCTTAGCTGAGGTTGTTGTTACCTTAGAGGGATATGGAAAGGAGATAACTACTAAAGCAGCAAGAGAGGATATTGTAAGAGCCTCAGTTGAAGCTGTGATAGATGGAATTAACAAAATTCTTAAAAAATAACCACTCTTTTTTTTATTTAGATTGAAAAATTAACATTAACAAAATAAAAATTTTTATATAGAACTTCAAAGACATTTTTAATAAAAATAAAAGGAGGGATATAAATGAATAAATCAGAGTTATTATTTAAAGAGGGAGTTTTAAAGTTAAAAGAGAATGCTCCTCAGATAGTTATAAGCTTAATTATAGCTGTTCTTATCTGGCTCTTTGGGGTTTGGGTTTTCATCCCATTGGCTGATCAGTTAGGAAATCCAACAATTGGTTTATATGCCTTAAAACCAATTATCTCAGCTATCATAGGGTTAGCTCTGTTAATAGTTTTGTTAAGAATTGCCAAAGACTTTGGAGAGTTAATGGATGGAGTTGCTGACATTATAGCATCTAAGTTAATTGGAGAGAGAGCTACAGAGGAGAAGTTAAAGAGATACAGATATGGATTAAGAATGTTAGCTTATGTTATTATAGCCACTGTAGCTTACTTGTTCTTCCTACCAATACTGTTGGGAATAAATGTTGTCATAGCTGGAGTTGTTTTAATCATCTTAGTCATCTGGGCAGTTTTAACCTTAATTAACATTGGATATATGTTTGTTGATGAAATTGAAGAGGCTTCAAGATTGGCTATAGCTAAGTTGGAAGAGATGGCTAAAGAAGAGAAAAAAGAGGAAGAGTAAATGAGGAAGATAGTAGGATTAGTCATCTTAATAATAGTATTATTGGCTCTCTCATTTGCTCTCCCTTTTTACTCTAACTATTTAGGAGAATACTTAAGTTACTATATTCTTGCTCTCCTCATCTTAATTATCTTCTTAACCTTACTTTTAGGATTCTTACTTAGAAAGAAGGTTAAGGCTCTTATTAAGTAAGTCTCCTTTTTCCACCCTTAATATTATTGTAGCCAAAACATTCTTTGAAAATCTTATAACTCTTGGATTTATGAGGGTAAAGAGTGGTTTATACTCCTCTTCTATTAACCCAACTCTTTTAAGGTTTAATATCTTAGCCCCATTTACTGTAGCCATTCTAAAGATCTCTTTTGGCTCTAAATGATAAAATTTATAGATAAATTCCATCTCCCTAAAGATTGAAGGATGGTTAGCCATAAAGTTATCTGTCCCAAGGGCTTTTATACTCTTTATCTTCTCCAAATCTGGAAGGCCAACATTATAGTAAAGGTTAGACCTAACACAGAGAACCACTGGAATCTCATACTTCTCAATTAAATAACTATCCTCTTCAGTTAAGTGGGTTCCATGAATTATAAAGTCTGGGACAACCTTTAAGTTAATTAACCTCTCAATCTCTGTCATTCCATACTTTTTTAAGCTAAGCTCTAAAGCTCCTTTATGCTCAGCTGCATGGATAGAAAAGATTTTATTTTTTCTCTTACATTCCTTATATAACTCTCTTAGCTCTTCATCCTCATACTCATTAGCTCCACTCAACCCATAGCCATCAGAGAGATTTAAAACCCTCTCCCCCTTGTAAGTTGGCCTTCCAAGTATTACAGCTTTAATATCATCACTTAAACATTCTTTTAATAGCTTTACTCCCTCCACTCCTCCCTCTCTGAAGTCACAAAATACTCTACTTCCAAAGTTTATTAACTCCTTTATCCCTTCCTTTATAGCCTCTTTAATTTCCTCTCTACTTAACTTACCTAAATATTTATGTTTTAGCCCATTAGGTGGCTTAACCAACTCATCTAAACTTTTATTAATCCCAACATCCTTAATACAATTATCAGCTATGTGTGTATGTAAGTTAAAAATTCCTGGGATGGCTAAGCCAACATTCTCAGCTTCAACATGCTCATTGGTGAAGCCCTTAATTTCACCATCTTCAACAACTAAAACTCCTTCTTTAAGCTCATAATCTTCTCCATATAAAAATTTCCCTTTAAGGTACATAGAAATCTCCCCCTCTTGGTGTATTTTAAATGAATATTAGAATTGTTGTTAAGATACTAATTTTAATAGCATTGTTAAGCTACTTACTATCAAATATAAATTTAGAGTACACTCTTTTCTTATTTATTAAGGAGTATGCAAGAATAATATTTATCTCAGCTATTTTAGTTATCTCAGGGCTTATCATTAATGACATTGTTATCAGTTTCTTGGAGAGATATGCTAAAAAGATGGAGGATAAGGCAAATGAATATATAAGATTGGGATATATATTTAAATATTTAGTTTATTCTATTATCTTTCTTATTATTCTTTTCCTAATCCAGCAAAACACCTCTTCCTTAGTTGTATCCTTAGGGTTAATTGGAGCTGCTATTGCCTATGCCTTAAGGGTTCCAATCCTTAACATGGCTGGCTGGTTAGTGATACTATTCAGTAAGAATATTAAGATTGGAGATAGGATTAAGATAAGCAACTATGGAATTGGAGACATTGTAGGGATCAGCACTCAGCACATCTATTTAAGTGAGAGGGACACAAACTTAGAGCCAACTGGAAGGCTATTAATAGTGCCAAACTCAATAGTCTTTACAGAGTCAATTTCAAACTACACTAAGAGAAGCCCATATGTTTGGGACTATTTAGTGGTGCACTTCACCTTAGATAGTGATGTTGATAAGGCTAAAGAGATTGTTTTATCCTCAGCTGAGGAAGTGGTTGGAGAGTTAATGAGAAAGTTGTATGAGAAGTGGAGACTTAACAAGTATTTTAAAACTAAGTTGTTTGAGAAGCCATTTGTTAGGGTAGGGATAACAAGAACCTCTTTTTATGTT contains the following coding sequences:
- a CDS encoding 2-isopropylmalate synthase, with the translated sequence MILYKEENEIIKEALKGLKLPDRVYIFDTTLRDGEQTPGVSLTVDEKVEIAINLDKLGVDIIEAGFPISSSGEYEAVKKIASLNLDAEICALARAVKEDIDRAIDCGVDRIHTFIATSPLHRKYKLKMSKEEIVEKAVNAIEYIKEHGIKVEFSAEDATRTEIDYLKEVYKKAVEAGADIINVPDTVGVMIPRATYYLISELRKEIDNISVHCHNDFGLAVANSLAAVEAGAIQCHVTVNGLGERGGNAALEEVVTSLHFIYGIKTKVKTEELYNISKLVEKLTEVKVQPNKAVVGDNAFAHESGIHAHGVLAHALTYEPIPPELVGQRRRIILGKHTGTHAIEAKLKELGYTNINKEQFKEIVKRIKSLGDKGKRVTDKDVEAIVEDVIGRVSKRERVVDLEQIAVMTGNKVIPTASVALKINDNLIKTSAIGVGPVDAAVKAIQKAIGEKIKIKEYHIDAITGGTDALAEVVVTLEGYGKEITTKAAREDIVRASVEAVIDGINKILKK
- a CDS encoding amidohydrolase family protein, whose product is MYLKGKFLYGEDYELKEGVLVVEDGEIKGFTNEHVEAENVGLAIPGIFNLHTHIADNCIKDVGINKSLDELVKPPNGLKHKYLGKLSREEIKEAIKEGIKELINFGSRVFCDFREGGVEGVKLLKECLSDDIKAVILGRPTYKGERVLNLSDGYGLSGANEYEDEELRELYKECKRKNKIFSIHAAEHKGALELSLKKYGMTEIERLINLKVVPDFIIHGTHLTEEDSYLIEKYEIPVVLCVRSNLYYNVGLPDLEKIKSIKALGTDNFMANHPSIFREMEFIYKFYHLEPKEIFRMATVNGAKILNLKRVGLIEEEYKPLFTLINPRVIRFSKNVLATIILRVEKGDLLNKSLNLLSK
- a CDS encoding mechanosensitive ion channel domain-containing protein, producing the protein MNIRIVVKILILIALLSYLLSNINLEYTLFLFIKEYARIIFISAILVISGLIINDIVISFLERYAKKMEDKANEYIRLGYIFKYLVYSIIFLIILFLIQQNTSSLVVSLGLIGAAIAYALRVPILNMAGWLVILFSKNIKIGDRIKISNYGIGDIVGISTQHIYLSERDTNLEPTGRLLIVPNSIVFTESISNYTKRSPYVWDYLVVHFTLDSDVDKAKEIVLSSAEEVVGELMRKLYEKWRLNKYFKTKLFEKPFVRVGITRTSFYVKVFYITNVYEKPRVRSDIQYLILKKVKEEKDVKIAYPHVKAVVEWNKTS